In the genome of Altererythrobacter sp. TH136, one region contains:
- a CDS encoding ABC-type transport auxiliary lipoprotein family protein yields MSKIKIAAAVGATALLAGCISFGAEPPESLLNLTAARTVAAGTTINGDMTQAIAVVEPEAPAKLAVTRVPVQIDDTNVAYVKDAVWVDRPTRLFRRLLGETIRARSGRLVIDNDDAALTPTNQLRGSLIDFGYDARTASVVVTFDAVRDVNGTQVMTRRFSSTVPGIAAEAAPIGAALNQAANDVAGQVADWVG; encoded by the coding sequence ATGAGCAAGATCAAGATCGCGGCCGCCGTGGGTGCCACCGCTCTATTGGCCGGCTGCATCAGCTTTGGCGCCGAGCCACCCGAAAGCTTGCTGAACCTCACGGCCGCCCGGACAGTGGCCGCGGGTACCACCATCAACGGTGATATGACTCAGGCGATCGCGGTGGTCGAACCGGAGGCGCCCGCCAAGCTGGCGGTTACGCGCGTGCCCGTCCAGATCGACGATACCAACGTGGCTTACGTCAAGGATGCGGTGTGGGTCGACCGGCCCACCCGCCTGTTCCGCCGGCTGCTGGGGGAAACCATCCGCGCGCGGTCCGGCCGGCTGGTGATCGACAATGATGATGCCGCGCTGACGCCCACAAACCAGCTGCGCGGCAGCCTGATCGACTTCGGTTACGACGCGCGCACCGCCAGCGTGGTGGTGACGTTCGACGCGGTGCGCGACGTGAACGGCACCCAAGTGATGACCCGCCGCTTTTCGTCCACTGTGCCGGGCATCGCGGCCGAGGCTGCGCCGATCGGCGCCGCGCTGAACCAGGCGGCGAACGACGTGGCGGGCCAGGTCGCCGACTGGGTCGGCTGA
- the nhaA gene encoding Na+/H+ antiporter NhaA, with protein MSTHVKPTVARTGANSVLRSFLKSEATGGLLLMAAAALAMVVANSPLADPYFEVLHSYLGPLSVHHWINDGLMALFFLLVGLEIKREFVDGRLATWADRMLPFIAAAAGMAIPALVYLLVVGGTPGLARGWAIPAATDIAFAIGVLALLGRRAPTSLKLFLTTVAIVDDMGAVAIIALAYTADLNLLALGASAVILLVMFGLNKAGVQRLSIYLALAAVLWLAVLLSGVHATLAGVLAAFTIPVTRTPGRPDSQTSPLHRLEHGIQPWVAFAVVPIFGFANAGVPLGGMEWSEVFAPLPVAIAAGLFLGKQIGVFAGVALTIALGLASRPSGSTWLQIYGVSILCGIGFTMSFFIGGLAFADPLLQSEMKIGVLGGSLLSALVGFTILRFAPPKWSGMARR; from the coding sequence ATGAGCACGCATGTGAAGCCAACCGTAGCGCGCACCGGAGCCAACTCAGTCCTCCGCTCTTTCCTCAAGAGCGAGGCGACCGGCGGCTTGTTGTTGATGGCCGCCGCCGCGCTGGCGATGGTGGTCGCCAACAGCCCGCTCGCCGATCCATATTTCGAGGTGCTCCATTCGTACCTCGGGCCGCTATCGGTGCATCACTGGATCAACGACGGGCTGATGGCCCTGTTCTTTCTGCTCGTGGGCCTGGAGATCAAGCGCGAGTTCGTCGACGGACGGCTGGCGACATGGGCGGATCGCATGTTGCCATTTATTGCCGCCGCGGCGGGCATGGCGATCCCGGCGCTAGTCTACCTGCTTGTGGTTGGCGGAACGCCAGGCCTGGCCCGTGGCTGGGCAATCCCCGCCGCGACCGACATCGCCTTTGCCATCGGCGTGCTCGCCCTCCTCGGCCGCCGCGCGCCGACATCGCTCAAGCTGTTCCTCACCACCGTGGCGATCGTCGATGACATGGGCGCCGTCGCGATCATCGCTCTTGCATATACGGCCGACCTCAACCTGCTCGCCCTCGGCGCCTCGGCGGTGATCCTGCTGGTGATGTTCGGACTGAACAAAGCCGGAGTGCAGCGCCTGTCCATCTACCTTGCGCTGGCTGCGGTGCTGTGGCTCGCGGTGCTCTTGTCAGGGGTCCACGCGACCCTGGCGGGGGTACTCGCCGCCTTCACCATCCCCGTCACGCGCACGCCTGGACGGCCTGACAGCCAGACATCACCGCTCCACCGGCTCGAACACGGCATCCAGCCGTGGGTCGCCTTCGCGGTAGTGCCGATCTTCGGCTTTGCGAACGCGGGCGTGCCCCTGGGCGGAATGGAGTGGAGCGAAGTGTTCGCACCGCTGCCCGTCGCGATCGCCGCAGGGCTGTTCCTGGGCAAGCAGATCGGCGTCTTCGCCGGTGTCGCCCTGACGATCGCGCTCGGACTGGCTTCGCGGCCGAGTGGTTCGACCTGGCTGCAGATTTACGGCGTATCGATCTTGTGCGGAATCGGGTTCACGATGAGCTTCTTCATCGGCGGCCTCGCATTTGCCGATCCGTTGCTGCAGTCCGAAATGAAGATCGGCGTACTGGGCGGCTCGCTGCTGTCGGCGCTGGTCGGCTTCACCATCCTGCGCTTCGCCCCGCCAAAGTGGAGCGGCATGGCGCGTCGCTGA
- a CDS encoding ATP12 family protein, which produces MKRFWKGVSVEPESGGWQVTLDGRRVRTQGGAAQVVPSRALAELLADEWRAQGEEIDPAAFRARDLADYAVDVVTLDPAQVVAKILRYAETDTLCYRADPDEPLHRRQWAEWEPVIAALEAREGVTLERVSGIVHRRQPAATLARLQQRLESLDPFTLAALEVLASLSASLTVALSALEPDADPAALWAAAELEETWQVELWGSDALAEERRQRRADDFHHAVQFARAAAHP; this is translated from the coding sequence ATGAAGCGTTTCTGGAAAGGCGTGTCGGTCGAGCCGGAAAGCGGTGGCTGGCAAGTCACGCTCGACGGGCGCCGTGTGCGCACCCAGGGCGGCGCCGCTCAGGTGGTCCCCTCCCGCGCGCTGGCCGAACTGCTGGCCGATGAATGGCGCGCACAGGGCGAGGAGATCGATCCCGCAGCGTTCCGGGCGCGCGATCTGGCGGACTATGCCGTGGATGTGGTCACGCTCGATCCGGCCCAGGTGGTCGCCAAGATCCTGCGTTACGCTGAAACCGACACCCTCTGCTACCGCGCCGATCCTGACGAGCCGCTGCACCGGCGGCAGTGGGCGGAATGGGAGCCGGTGATCGCCGCGTTAGAAGCGCGCGAAGGGGTGACGCTGGAACGGGTCAGCGGCATCGTCCACCGCCGGCAACCGGCTGCGACCCTCGCCCGTCTGCAGCAGCGGCTGGAGTCGCTCGACCCATTCACCCTGGCCGCGCTGGAAGTGCTGGCCTCGCTTTCGGCATCGCTGACCGTCGCCCTTTCGGCGCTCGAACCCGATGCCGATCCCGCCGCCCTGTGGGCCGCGGCCGAACTGGAGGAGACCTGGCAAGTGGAACTGTGGGGCAGCGATGCGCTGGCGGAGGAACGCCGGCAGCGGCGCGCGGACGATTTCCACCACGCAGTGCAATTCGCGCGCGCGGCGGCGCACCCATGA
- a CDS encoding HAD-IA family hydrolase, giving the protein MKLAVFDCDGTLVDGQAAVCDAMDAAFAQAGLPAPDRGDVRRIVGLSLPQAVRVLAPEAEPDRQAAAVDAYKAAFRAARDSGSLEEPLYPDMAALLARLHASGWQLAVATGKSDRGLAACLASHGIDHLFCSLQTADRHASKPDPAMLEAALAEAGAEPAQAVMIGDTSFDMAMACAAGVRAIGVAWGYHTVSELVAAGADAVAHTMDELEGLLDRQPPA; this is encoded by the coding sequence ATGAAGCTGGCCGTGTTCGACTGCGACGGAACGCTGGTCGATGGCCAGGCGGCGGTGTGCGACGCGATGGACGCCGCGTTCGCGCAGGCCGGGCTGCCGGCACCCGACCGCGGCGATGTGCGGCGGATCGTCGGCCTCAGCCTGCCGCAAGCGGTGCGCGTGCTTGCCCCTGAAGCCGAGCCTGACCGGCAGGCCGCGGCGGTGGACGCTTACAAGGCCGCCTTCCGCGCCGCGCGTGACAGCGGATCGCTGGAGGAGCCGCTTTACCCGGATATGGCCGCCCTGCTGGCCCGCCTGCACGCATCGGGCTGGCAGCTCGCGGTCGCGACCGGCAAGTCCGACAGGGGTCTCGCCGCGTGCCTCGCCAGCCATGGGATCGACCACCTGTTCTGTTCGCTGCAGACTGCCGACCGCCATGCATCCAAGCCCGATCCCGCGATGCTCGAAGCCGCTCTCGCCGAGGCAGGCGCGGAACCGGCGCAGGCGGTGATGATTGGTGATACGAGCTTCGACATGGCGATGGCCTGCGCCGCTGGCGTGCGGGCGATCGGCGTTGCATGGGGCTATCACACAGTGAGCGAACTCGTCGCCGCAGGGGCGGACGCGGTGGCGCACACGATGGACGAACTCGAAGGATTGCTCGATCGCCAGCCGCCCGCCTGA
- a CDS encoding FMN-binding negative transcriptional regulator, producing the protein MHPNQLFRSDDRALLETLIEEVGFGMVFQTTPDGPRVAHTPVLSTGNGAVQFHLARGNALTRWLDGATALITVNGPDGYISPRWYSDRATVPTWNYVALELEGRVRRMDSDGLEALLHGLIQRHEAQLGGDPWRADETPPAMWRQLLGGIVGFELEVRAWRPTIKLSQNKPAEDRAAIAAGLDAAGSPALAELVRRLAP; encoded by the coding sequence ATGCACCCCAACCAGCTGTTCCGCAGCGACGATCGCGCGCTGCTTGAAACGCTGATCGAGGAGGTGGGCTTCGGGATGGTGTTCCAGACCACGCCCGACGGCCCCCGGGTGGCGCACACGCCCGTTCTCTCGACCGGAAACGGCGCGGTGCAGTTCCACCTCGCTCGCGGCAACGCCCTCACCCGCTGGCTGGACGGCGCCACCGCGCTGATCACGGTCAACGGCCCGGACGGCTACATCTCGCCGCGCTGGTATTCCGACCGGGCGACCGTGCCGACCTGGAACTATGTCGCGCTGGAGCTGGAAGGCCGCGTGCGGCGGATGGACAGCGACGGGCTAGAGGCTCTGCTGCACGGTCTGATCCAGCGGCATGAAGCACAGCTAGGCGGGGATCCGTGGCGCGCTGACGAAACTCCGCCCGCCATGTGGCGCCAGCTGCTGGGCGGCATCGTTGGGTTCGAGCTGGAGGTGCGCGCCTGGCGGCCGACGATCAAGCTGTCGCAGAACAAGCCGGCCGAAGACCGCGCCGCGATCGCTGCCGGACTGGATGCCGCCGGATCGCCTGCGCTGGCCGAGCTGGTCCGGCGGCTGGCGCCATGA
- a CDS encoding RluA family pseudouridine synthase encodes MSDPLPSSDVRQFTVAPDDDDIRLDRWFKRHLPQVGFATVSRWARTGQIRVDGKRAKPEDRLAAGQVLRVPPGGDLPNRKAAPAKRELTDAQIAEAEAMVLEKTPAAIVLNKPPGLATQGGTKTHSHVDGLLDAFVTGEEPRPRLVHRLDKDTSGVLLIARTPGSAAFFSKRFSGRSAKKVYWALVTGVPDVAHGMIEAPLAKQPGTGGEKMHVDEENGQPAKTRYRVVERAGNAAAWVELEPLTGRTHQLRAHMAAIGHPIVGDGKYGGQEAFLTGSVSRKMHLHARRLIIDHPVGKSGGGGKLDVTAPLPEHFAASMIQLGFDESLSDASPTEGPPPPSREDKKQAARQHAKQLRKSKPTRRGRKDMPKAPPKKTGPNKSGAKPGPKSPGRGKR; translated from the coding sequence ATGAGCGATCCCCTGCCATCGAGCGATGTGCGCCAGTTCACCGTCGCGCCGGACGATGACGACATTCGCCTCGACCGCTGGTTCAAGCGCCACCTGCCGCAAGTCGGATTCGCCACCGTCAGCCGGTGGGCGCGCACCGGGCAGATCCGGGTCGACGGCAAGCGCGCCAAGCCCGAAGATCGCCTCGCCGCTGGCCAGGTGCTGCGGGTCCCGCCCGGCGGCGACTTGCCCAATCGCAAAGCCGCTCCGGCGAAACGCGAACTGACCGACGCGCAAATCGCGGAAGCCGAAGCGATGGTGCTGGAAAAGACGCCAGCCGCCATCGTGCTCAACAAGCCGCCCGGTCTTGCGACGCAAGGCGGCACCAAGACGCACAGCCATGTCGATGGCCTGCTCGACGCCTTCGTCACCGGCGAGGAGCCGCGCCCCCGGCTGGTTCACCGGCTGGACAAGGACACCTCCGGCGTCCTGCTGATCGCCCGAACTCCCGGCAGCGCGGCGTTCTTTTCCAAGCGGTTCTCCGGCCGCTCGGCCAAGAAAGTCTACTGGGCGTTGGTCACCGGCGTGCCCGACGTGGCGCACGGCATGATCGAGGCGCCGCTCGCCAAGCAGCCCGGCACCGGCGGCGAAAAGATGCACGTCGACGAGGAGAACGGTCAGCCGGCCAAGACCCGCTATCGCGTCGTCGAACGCGCCGGCAACGCCGCGGCATGGGTGGAGCTGGAACCGCTCACCGGCCGCACGCACCAGCTGCGCGCGCACATGGCGGCGATTGGCCACCCGATCGTAGGCGACGGCAAGTATGGCGGGCAGGAGGCGTTCCTGACCGGCAGCGTCAGCCGCAAGATGCACCTTCACGCGCGCCGCCTGATCATCGATCACCCGGTCGGTAAGTCCGGGGGTGGCGGCAAGCTGGACGTCACCGCACCGCTGCCCGAGCACTTCGCCGCCAGCATGATCCAGCTGGGCTTTGATGAATCCTTGAGCGATGCGTCCCCCACCGAAGGCCCGCCGCCGCCGTCGCGCGAAGACAAGAAGCAGGCAGCGCGCCAGCATGCCAAGCAACTGCGCAAGTCCAAGCCGACCCGCCGCGGGCGCAAGGATATGCCCAAGGCGCCGCCGAAGAAGACGGGCCCGAACAAGAGTGGAGCGAAGCCCGGGCCGAAATCACCCGGCAGGGGCAAGCGCTGA
- the crcB gene encoding fluoride efflux transporter CrcB encodes MNAPSPLTASAMVFAGGGAGALLRYQVGRGLTQVFGPSAMMAFPWATLVVNVTGSLAMGLLAGWLARHGTGGEQWRLLVGVGLLGGFTTFSSFSLELMLLIERGQSGAALAYAAVSVLAGLTGLYIGLIVMRLAA; translated from the coding sequence GTGAACGCCCCTTCTCCCTTGACCGCAAGTGCCATGGTCTTCGCCGGTGGCGGAGCGGGCGCCCTGCTGCGCTATCAGGTGGGGCGTGGCCTCACCCAGGTGTTCGGCCCCTCCGCGATGATGGCATTTCCATGGGCGACGCTGGTGGTCAACGTCACCGGCAGCCTGGCGATGGGCCTGCTCGCGGGCTGGCTAGCGCGCCATGGCACGGGCGGCGAGCAGTGGCGCCTGCTGGTGGGCGTGGGCCTGCTCGGCGGGTTCACCACCTTCTCAAGCTTCAGCCTTGAACTGATGCTGCTCATCGAGCGGGGGCAGAGCGGTGCTGCGCTGGCGTACGCCGCGGTGTCGGTGCTGGCGGGACTGACCGGGCTGTATATCGGGCTTATCGTCATGCGGCTCGCGGCATGA
- the rpsU gene encoding 30S ribosomal protein S21: protein MQIIVRDNNVDQALRALKKKLQREGVYREMKLRRHYEKPSEVRAREKAAAVRRARKMERKRAERDGVK from the coding sequence ATGCAAATCATCGTTCGCGATAACAACGTCGACCAGGCTCTGCGCGCGCTCAAGAAGAAGCTGCAGCGCGAGGGCGTGTATCGCGAGATGAAGCTTCGCCGGCACTATGAAAAGCCCAGCGAAGTGCGCGCCCGTGAAAAGGCTGCCGCCGTCCGCCGCGCCCGCAAGATGGAGCGCAAGCGGGCGGAGCGCGACGGGGTCAAGTAA
- a CDS encoding FKBP-type peptidyl-prolyl cis-trans isomerase produces MTEITRVPLRPITRGSLTKLWLGVAAAVALAGGLAWAAAPQGVQVETVAEGNGPRPGPDDVVFIRYTGKLTDGTVFDQSKELPFPTGGLLPEGMPMQVSGVVPGFSEGLQQMQKGGKYVLTIPSDKAYGATPPPGAPIPPNADLVFDVELVDFMSEADAQRRFQVLQQMMEQQQGQQGAPGQAPGAPRDPGAPQ; encoded by the coding sequence ATGACCGAGATCACCCGCGTACCGCTCCGGCCGATCACCAGGGGATCGCTGACCAAGCTGTGGCTGGGGGTCGCGGCGGCGGTGGCGCTGGCCGGCGGGCTCGCCTGGGCGGCCGCGCCGCAAGGGGTGCAGGTGGAAACCGTGGCCGAGGGCAACGGACCGCGTCCGGGACCCGACGATGTGGTGTTCATCCGCTATACCGGCAAGCTGACCGACGGCACGGTGTTCGACCAGTCGAAGGAACTGCCGTTCCCGACCGGTGGACTGCTGCCCGAAGGCATGCCGATGCAGGTGTCAGGCGTCGTCCCGGGCTTCAGCGAAGGGCTGCAGCAGATGCAGAAGGGCGGCAAGTACGTCCTGACCATCCCGTCGGACAAGGCGTATGGCGCCACGCCGCCCCCGGGCGCGCCGATCCCGCCCAATGCGGACCTCGTGTTCGATGTCGAGCTGGTTGATTTCATGAGCGAGGCCGATGCCCAGCGCCGGTTCCAGGTGCTGCAGCAGATGATGGAACAGCAACAGGGGCAGCAGGGTGCCCCCGGCCAGGCTCCGGGCGCGCCGCGCGATCCGGGCGCCCCGCAGTAA
- a CDS encoding DUF4153 domain-containing protein, producing the protein MREATTDDLTGADPTGPDLTGEDRAEWPLRPWLLAALLGGAGLLVYLASGGDGPDTRVPWRAAVVALCFFGPLVFAFTLERGRWKEPLAFAALAGAVMAGLAWRAVAGAESYASPQYGFLAGVIATAIALPLFQSGFHRTRFATSYPLVHGHAWDDAISAAGALAFTGASWLLLLVLSELFHLLKIDILRDVMDEGWFGWTWSGAAFGAALGVLRNEARIIGTLQRVVMVVMSILGVPLAAGLALFLVAMVVSGPDVLWQATRSATPVLLLCAAGAWLLVNAIVRDRDTQTSSSRILRGAALVLALAVLPLTAFAAVSLGTRIAQHGLSPERLWGLIAIAAATAYGLAWLVAVARGWRSGAWRERLRRANVHLAVVISAIALFLALPILDFGAISTRQQLARLESGKVSAENFDYDALRWDFGNAGRRALARLAKSDNATVADLAQVAAAQTARTWRGFGRPVRDAADINVRLQPEDPALRAQVIQYLRANQWLCDTYCVALDLGRAANGAREVALVTGSTYQRVQFPSAGGGVQAPEVTPAAVPLTPDSAVEVRTIERRYIMVNGKPVGPPLDDAAQPLEGAAPPR; encoded by the coding sequence GTGCGCGAAGCGACAACTGATGACCTGACCGGCGCTGACCCGACCGGACCTGACCTGACCGGGGAAGACCGGGCGGAATGGCCGCTTCGCCCATGGCTGTTGGCGGCCTTGCTGGGCGGCGCAGGCCTGCTGGTTTACCTTGCCAGTGGCGGGGACGGTCCTGACACGCGGGTCCCGTGGCGGGCAGCGGTCGTGGCGCTGTGCTTCTTCGGCCCGCTCGTGTTCGCCTTTACCCTTGAGCGGGGCCGGTGGAAGGAGCCGCTGGCGTTCGCCGCCCTGGCCGGGGCGGTCATGGCCGGTCTGGCGTGGCGCGCCGTGGCGGGCGCGGAAAGCTATGCCAGCCCGCAGTACGGCTTCCTCGCCGGAGTGATCGCCACCGCGATCGCGCTGCCGCTGTTCCAATCCGGTTTTCACCGCACCCGCTTCGCCACGTCCTATCCACTGGTGCACGGACACGCTTGGGACGATGCGATTTCTGCCGCGGGCGCACTGGCGTTCACCGGCGCGTCGTGGCTCCTGTTGCTGGTGCTGAGCGAGCTGTTCCACCTGCTCAAGATCGACATCCTGCGCGACGTGATGGACGAAGGGTGGTTCGGCTGGACCTGGTCGGGGGCCGCCTTTGGCGCGGCGCTCGGCGTGCTACGCAACGAAGCGCGGATCATCGGCACCCTTCAGCGGGTGGTGATGGTGGTGATGAGCATCTTGGGAGTGCCGCTGGCCGCTGGACTTGCGCTGTTCCTGGTGGCGATGGTCGTGTCCGGGCCGGACGTGCTGTGGCAGGCAACCCGCAGCGCCACGCCGGTGCTGCTGCTGTGCGCGGCGGGCGCCTGGCTGCTGGTGAACGCGATCGTGCGCGACCGCGATACCCAGACCAGCTCCAGCCGGATCTTGCGCGGCGCCGCGCTGGTGCTGGCGCTGGCGGTGCTGCCGCTGACCGCGTTCGCCGCCGTGTCGCTCGGCACCCGGATCGCGCAGCATGGCCTCAGTCCCGAACGCCTGTGGGGCCTGATCGCGATCGCGGCCGCGACTGCGTACGGTCTTGCCTGGCTGGTAGCAGTGGCACGCGGTTGGCGGAGCGGCGCCTGGCGCGAGCGGCTGCGGCGCGCGAACGTTCACCTGGCGGTGGTGATCAGCGCCATCGCGCTGTTCCTGGCGCTGCCGATCCTCGATTTCGGCGCGATCAGCACGCGCCAGCAACTCGCCCGGCTGGAGAGCGGCAAAGTCAGCGCGGAAAACTTCGACTACGACGCGCTGCGGTGGGACTTCGGCAATGCCGGCCGGCGCGCGCTGGCGCGGCTGGCCAAAAGCGACAACGCCACGGTCGCCGATCTGGCCCAAGTGGCGGCCGCGCAGACCGCGCGCACCTGGCGCGGCTTTGGCCGGCCGGTGCGCGATGCCGCCGACATCAACGTGCGGCTGCAGCCGGAAGACCCGGCGCTGCGTGCGCAGGTCATCCAGTACCTGCGCGCCAACCAATGGCTTTGCGACACCTACTGTGTCGCTCTCGATCTTGGTCGTGCGGCGAACGGCGCACGCGAGGTCGCGCTGGTGACGGGATCCACTTACCAGCGGGTGCAATTCCCGTCGGCGGGCGGCGGGGTGCAGGCGCCCGAGGTGACCCCGGCGGCCGTCCCGCTGACGCCGGACAGCGCGGTGGAGGTCCGCACGATCGAGCGCCGTTACATCATGGTGAACGGCAAGCCTGTTGGCCCGCCGCTGGACGATGCCGCACAGCCGCTTGAAGGTGCCGCCCCGCCTCGCTAA
- the gatC gene encoding Asp-tRNA(Asn)/Glu-tRNA(Gln) amidotransferase subunit GatC translates to MSVTRETVAKIASLARIRMDEPALDRMVPELNAILDWVEQLGEVDTSGVEPMTAVIENHQRLRDDVIDADPLTGGGIREAVLANAPAAEHGFFGVPKVIE, encoded by the coding sequence ATGTCAGTCACCCGCGAAACCGTGGCCAAGATCGCCAGCCTCGCGCGCATCCGCATGGATGAGCCGGCGCTCGATCGCATGGTCCCCGAACTCAACGCCATCCTCGACTGGGTCGAGCAACTGGGGGAGGTCGACACCAGCGGGGTGGAACCGATGACCGCGGTGATCGAGAATCACCAGCGGCTGCGCGACGACGTGATCGATGCCGACCCGTTGACCGGTGGCGGTATCCGCGAAGCGGTGCTCGCGAACGCGCCAGCCGCCGAGCACGGCTTTTTCGGCGTACCCAAGGTGATCGAATAA
- the gatA gene encoding Asp-tRNA(Asn)/Glu-tRNA(Gln) amidotransferase subunit GatA, with product MTDLTDLGVKAIRDGVAGGDFSAREVAEAFNANVAAAQDALNAFIVATPEKALEAADAVDAARSRGEPLGKLAGVPIGMKDLFATKGVQTTAASHILEGFVPEYESTVSANLWQAGAGMLGKLNLDQFAMGSSNETSYFGNVISPWRTNDGGNAALAPGGSSGGSSAAVAARLCPAATGTDTGGSIRQPAAFVGISGIKPTYGRCSRWGVVAFASSLDQAGPMAHDVTDCAIMLEAMAGFDPKDSTSLDLPVPEWEAGLSDDLRGKRVGIPREYRMDGTDPEILASWDQGVAWLKDAGAEVIEVSLPHTKYALPAYYIVAPAEASSNLARYDGVRYGLRDLPQGAGLQDMYAATRAAGFGEEVKRRILIGTYVLSAGFYDAYYNQAQRVRTLIARDFAEAFEQCDVILAPTTPTASFSLGDKVDDPLAMYLNDVFAVPASLAGLPAMSVPCGLNAAGLPLGLQVIGRAFDEQGVLNAGLAIEKRAMFNAKPERWW from the coding sequence ATGACCGACCTGACCGATCTGGGCGTCAAGGCGATCCGTGACGGAGTGGCCGGCGGTGACTTCTCCGCGCGCGAAGTGGCGGAAGCCTTCAATGCCAACGTCGCCGCGGCGCAGGATGCGCTCAACGCGTTCATCGTCGCCACGCCGGAAAAGGCGCTGGAAGCAGCCGACGCAGTCGATGCGGCGCGCAGCCGGGGCGAGCCGCTCGGCAAGCTGGCCGGCGTTCCGATTGGCATGAAGGACCTGTTCGCCACCAAGGGGGTGCAGACCACCGCTGCGAGCCACATCCTTGAAGGTTTCGTGCCCGAATACGAGAGCACCGTTTCCGCCAACCTGTGGCAGGCGGGCGCGGGGATGCTAGGTAAGCTCAACCTCGACCAGTTCGCGATGGGTTCGTCGAACGAGACCAGCTATTTCGGCAACGTCATCTCGCCCTGGCGGACGAACGACGGTGGCAACGCCGCGCTTGCTCCCGGCGGCTCTTCGGGCGGCAGTTCGGCGGCGGTGGCGGCGCGGCTGTGTCCGGCGGCGACCGGGACCGACACCGGCGGCTCGATCCGCCAGCCGGCGGCTTTCGTCGGCATCTCGGGCATCAAGCCGACATACGGCCGGTGCAGCCGGTGGGGTGTGGTCGCGTTCGCCTCCAGCCTCGACCAGGCAGGCCCGATGGCGCACGACGTGACCGACTGCGCGATCATGCTGGAAGCGATGGCTGGCTTCGATCCCAAAGATTCAACTAGCCTCGACCTGCCGGTGCCCGAATGGGAAGCCGGCCTGTCCGATGACCTACGCGGCAAGCGCGTGGGCATTCCCCGCGAATACCGGATGGACGGGACCGACCCCGAAATCCTCGCCAGCTGGGACCAGGGCGTCGCGTGGCTGAAAGACGCGGGCGCCGAGGTGATCGAGGTCAGCCTGCCGCACACCAAGTATGCGCTGCCGGCATACTACATCGTCGCGCCCGCCGAAGCGTCGAGCAATCTGGCGCGCTATGACGGCGTGCGATACGGCCTGCGCGACCTGCCGCAGGGCGCGGGGCTGCAGGACATGTACGCCGCCACCCGCGCCGCGGGCTTCGGGGAAGAGGTCAAGCGCCGCATCCTGATCGGCACTTATGTGCTCAGCGCCGGGTTCTACGACGCCTATTACAACCAGGCGCAGCGGGTGCGGACGCTAATAGCGCGCGATTTTGCCGAAGCGTTCGAACAGTGCGACGTGATCCTGGCGCCGACCACGCCGACCGCGAGCTTCTCGCTGGGCGACAAGGTGGACGATCCGCTGGCGATGTACCTCAACGACGTGTTCGCCGTGCCCGCCAGCCTCGCCGGCCTACCCGCGATGAGCGTGCCGTGCGGGCTCAACGCCGCCGGCCTGCCGCTGGGGCTGCAGGTGATCGGCCGCGCGTTCGACGAACAGGGCGTGCTCAACGCCGGCCTCGCGATCGAGAAGCGCGCGATGTTCAACGCCAAGCCGGAGCGCTGGTGGTGA